From Triticum urartu cultivar G1812 chromosome 2, Tu2.1, whole genome shotgun sequence, a single genomic window includes:
- the LOC125533685 gene encoding methyl-CpG-binding domain protein 2-like has protein sequence MPPPSAPSSSCAAALALLSLRSPSRLLAAVAAKEPELGGDGSEGSVGAGSGSGGAAVVSTRREPARSAPRASQVPPPPPPATGTSSRPSSSPTAPPGGPRDTDS, from the exons ATGCCGCCTCCCAGTGCTCCCTCCTCTTCCTGCGCGGCGGCCCTTGCCCTCCTCTCTCTCCGGTCCCCTTCGCGCCTCCTCGCGGCAGTCGCAGCCAAGGAGCCCGAGCTCGGCGGCGACGGATCGGAAGGCAGCGTCGGTGCTGGATCTGGGAGTGGTGGAGCCGCCGTCGTCTCCACTCGCCGGGAACCGGCCAGATCCGCCCCACGAGCTTCACAGGTGCCACCCCCTCCGCCACCAGCCACGGGGACATCCTCGAGGCCGTCGTCATCACCGACCGCGCCACCGGGAGGTCCAAGGGATACGGATTC GTGA
- the LOC125538911 gene encoding F-box protein At1g47056-like, which translates to MGQSPSAPHPSKSPAPSPPSPSPSSMAPPMPAGAGSGSLDPPPFAPPPPARDHTQDLPDEILTLVFASLTPAERNACSLTCARWKEVDAATRHRLSLDARAMLGYNTPAIFSRFTAVTKLALRCARGSGADSLNDGGAAAVAATLPSDRLARLKLRGLRQLSDAGLASLAAAAPVLRKLSVASCTFGPKAFVAVLQSCPLLEDLSVKRLRGLPDTSGAITATAITEDILFPQAMSLRSVCLKDLYSALCFVPLVSSSPNLRSLKILRCSGAWDLPLEVIAARAPGLVEIHLEKLQVGDRGLTAVSACANLEVLFLVKTPECTDGGIISVAQNCHKLRKLHIDGWRTNRIGDCGLMAVARGCPDLQELVLIGVNPTVQSLRMLGEHCRALERLALCGCETVGDTEIICLAERCAALKKLCIKGCPVTDRGMGALNGGCPSLVKVKLKRCRGVSYECVEHLKMARGDSFSISLDIVLEHDAVAPSENGVQETGQQAQVTELTGQMAAMDLPTNAAGAQSFAQANSRMRSVMSALRRRFGNPPPA; encoded by the coding sequence ATGGGCCAGTCCCCCTCCGCCCCCCACCCCTCCAAATCCCCCGCCCCCTCcccgccctccccctccccctcctccatggcgccgCCGATGCCCGCGGGCGCGGGGAGCGGCAGCCTCGACCCACCCCCCTTCGCGCCGCCCCCGCCGGCGCGCGACCACACGCAGGACCTCCCCGACGAGATCCTCACGCTCGTCTTCGCCTCGCTCACCCCGGCCGAGCGCAACGCCTGCTCCCTCACCTGCGCGCGCTGGAAGGAGGTCGACGCCGCCACGCGCCACCGCCTCTCCCTCGACGCGCGCGCCATGCTCGGCTACAACACCCCCGCCATCTTCTCCCGCTTCACCGCCGTCACCAAGCTCGCCCTCCGCTGCGCGCGCGGCTCCGGCGCCGACAGCCTCAACGACGGTGgggccgccgccgtcgccgccacgcTGCCCTCCGACCGCCTCGCCAGGCTCAAGCTCAGGGGCCTCAGGCAGCTCTCCGacgccggcctcgcctccctcgCCGCCGCGGCCCCCGTGCTCCGCAAGCTCTCCGTCGCCTCCTGCACCTTCGGGCCCAAGGCCTTCGTCGCCGTGCTCCAGTCCTGCCCCCTCCTCGAGGACCTCTCCGTCAAGCGCCTCCGCGGCCTCCCGGACACTTCGGGCGCCATCACCGCCACCGCCATCACCGAGGACATCCTCTTCCCGCAAGCCATGTCGCTGCGCTCGGTCTGCCTCAAGGATCTGTACAGCGCCCTCTGCTTTGTGCCGCTCGTCTCGTCCTCGCCCAATCTCCGCTCGCTCAAGATCCTGCGGTGCTCCGGTGCCTGGGACTTGCCACTGGAGGTCATTGCCGCCCGTGCTCCTGGCCTCGTCGAGATTCACCTTGAGAAGCTCCAGGTCGGTGACCGTGGTCTGACTGCTGTCTCGGCCTGTGCGAATCTGGAGGTGCTGTTCCTTGTCAAGACCCCTGAATGCACCGATGGAGGCATCATCAGTGTTGCGCAGAACTGCCACAAACTGCGCAAGCTGCATATCGATGGCTGGCGCACAAACCGGATCGGTGATTGCGGCCTCATGGCTGTTGCTCGAGGATGCCCGGACCTTCAGGAGCTTGTCTTGATAGGGGTCAACCCCACCGTGCAGAGTCTCCGGATGCTTGGTGAGCACTGCCGCGCATTGGAGCGTCTTGCGCTTTGTGGCTGCGAGACTGTAGGGGATACCGAGATCATTTGCCTGGCGGAGCGGTGTGCTGCTCTCAAGAAGCTTTGCATCAAGGGATGCCCGGTCACAGACCGCGGGATGGGAGCACTCAATGGGGGTTGCCCCAGCTTGGTCAAGGTGAAGTTGAAGAGGTGCCGTGGAGTGTCGTATGAATGTGTTGAGCATCTGAAGATGGCCAGGGGGGATTCCTTCTCGATCAGCCTGGATATTGTGTTGGAGCATGATGCAGTCGCTCCAAGTGAAAATGGTGTGCAAGAGACTGGACAACAAGCACAGGTTACAGAGCTAACTGGTCAGATGGCTGCCATGGACCTTCCCACTAATGCTGCTGGTGCACAATCTTTTGCTCAGGCAAACAGTAGGATGCGGAGCGTCATGTCGGCACTTAGAAGGAGATTCGGCAACCCTCCACCAGCGTGA